The genomic region CAGACGAAGAATTACGTCAAGGCACAGGTGCTGGTAATGATTTCTTAGGTTGGATGGATTTACCAGTAGATTATGATAAGGATGAATTTGATCGCATTAAAAAAGCAGCTAAAAAAATTCAATCAGATTCAGAAGTTTTAGTTGTTTTAGGAATCGGTGGTTCATACTTAGGTGCACGTGCTGCAATTGAATTCTTAAATAATAACTTCTTTAACATTATTGGTGCAGATAAGCGCAATGCTCCACAAATTTTCTTTGCTGGTGATTCATTATCTTCATCATATTTATATGATTTATTAGATGTTATTGGCGATCGTGATTTTTCAGTTAACGTAATTTCTAAATCAGGTACAACTCTTGAACCTGCCATGGCATTCAGAATTTTCAAAGAAAAATTGGAAGAAAAGTATGGTAAGGAAGGCGCACGTGAACGTATTTATGCAACAACAGACCGTGCTCGTGGAGCTTTAAAGACATTAGCTGATGATGAAGGATATGAAGAATTTATTATTCCTGATGACATTGGTGGACGTTTCTCAGTATTAACACCTGTTGGATTATTACCAATCGCTGCTTCAGGTGTAGATATTGATCAATTGATGAAGGGTGCTGCAGATGCACGTGAAGCATACTCAGATCCTGATTTGACAAAGAATGAAGCATACCAATATGCTGCATTACGTAATATCTTATTCCGTAAAGGATACAATATTGAATTACTTGAAAATTATGAACCATCATTAATGTACTTCACAGAATGGTGGAAACAATTAATGGGTGAATCAGAAGGTAAAGATGGCAAAGGAATTTATCCATCATCAGCTAACTTTACAACTGACTTACACTCATTAGGTCAATACATCCAAGAAGGTCGTCGTGTATTAATGGAAACAGTTATCAGTGTTGATAAACCAAACCATGATATTGATGTACCAATGGATGATAAGAACTTAGATGGTTTGAACTATTTGAAGGGCAAGACAATGGATTATGCAAATAAAAAAGCATGTCAAGGTGTTGTATTAGCCCACACAGATGGTGGAGTGCCACAAATGTTGATTAACATTCCAGATCAAACAGAATATACATTAGGTTACTTAATGTACTTCTTTGAAATTGCTGTAGCTATTTCTGGATACTTAAATGGTGTAAATCCATTTAATCAACCAGGTGTTGAAGCATACAAACAAAACATGTTTGCTTTATTAGGTCGTCCTGGATATGAAGAAAAAACTAAAGAATTAGACGAACGTTTAAACAAATAGTTTTTAATATTTAAGATTGTAAAAAAAGAGACTATATCATATAGTCTCTTTTTTTATTTATGAAGTTTAAATTAGAAAAAGTAAAACAATAACTACAAAAAGTAACATTTCACTAATAAAACTAACAAAATTCATGAAAATACTTTACAATAGAAAGAAAGGAAGAAAATTCTGAAGGGAGATAAATGCATGATTGCTAAATCTGCAGCAGATTTAATCAATAAACAAAAAGAACATTTTTTAATTTCTGCTGATCAAGTTGCTAATGTTTTTGAAAAAAATCATTTAGACCATGCTTTTTTAGTGTTAACTAAAATTGGTTATTCGAAAATTCCGGTTTTAGATAAAGATCAACATTTTAAAGGATTAATTTCTTTATCAATGATTACTGAATCAATGTTAGGATTGAATGGCATTGACCCAAGTAATTTAAGTCAACGACAAGTTTGTGAAGTAATGCAAAAAGATGTCCCTGTTATAACTGATAATGATTCGTTAGAAGAAGTTCTTCATTTGTTAGTTGATCAGCCATTCTTAGTTGTAGTAGATAGTGAAAATATTTTTAAGGGGATTATTACTAGACGAGAGTTAATGAAAGCTATCAATTACATGGTACATGAATTAGATAAAAAATATGAAGTGAATTTAAGAGAAAATCTTAGTTAAAAAAATGCAAGCAAGAATTTTTCTTGCTTGCATTTTTTTATTTTTCGCTTTGATTCATTGATAATTCAAGTGGGCTAGTTGGAACTGTAATTCCTGCATCTTTTAAAGCT from Ligilactobacillus cholophilus harbors:
- a CDS encoding glucose-6-phosphate isomerase, with the translated sequence MAHIKFDSSNLGKFVNDYELGQMQAMVNAADEELRQGTGAGNDFLGWMDLPVDYDKDEFDRIKKAAKKIQSDSEVLVVLGIGGSYLGARAAIEFLNNNFFNIIGADKRNAPQIFFAGDSLSSSYLYDLLDVIGDRDFSVNVISKSGTTLEPAMAFRIFKEKLEEKYGKEGARERIYATTDRARGALKTLADDEGYEEFIIPDDIGGRFSVLTPVGLLPIAASGVDIDQLMKGAADAREAYSDPDLTKNEAYQYAALRNILFRKGYNIELLENYEPSLMYFTEWWKQLMGESEGKDGKGIYPSSANFTTDLHSLGQYIQEGRRVLMETVISVDKPNHDIDVPMDDKNLDGLNYLKGKTMDYANKKACQGVVLAHTDGGVPQMLINIPDQTEYTLGYLMYFFEIAVAISGYLNGVNPFNQPGVEAYKQNMFALLGRPGYEEKTKELDERLNK
- the cbpB gene encoding cyclic-di-AMP-binding protein CbpB, producing the protein MIAKSAADLINKQKEHFLISADQVANVFEKNHLDHAFLVLTKIGYSKIPVLDKDQHFKGLISLSMITESMLGLNGIDPSNLSQRQVCEVMQKDVPVITDNDSLEEVLHLLVDQPFLVVVDSENIFKGIITRRELMKAINYMVHELDKKYEVNLRENLS